The nucleotide sequence CTTTAAGCGACTACATGGCGGCCAACCCCGAGCTAGGGGGCCAGGAGTTCAACTCCAGCAGGATGATGGCCGACTTTCTTAGAGAAGAGGGGTTCTCGGTGGAGATCCCCTTTCTGGATATACCTACAGCCTACAGAGGAAAGGTCGGAGAAAAAGGACCGATCGTAGCCCTCATGGCGGAGTACGACGCTCTACCTGGATTAGGACACGCCTGTGGACACTGTCTCAGCGGATCTATGAGCCTTCTGGCGGGATCAGCCCTGGCTAGGATCGCCGACGAAGCGGGAGGAGCCATCTGGGTCGTTGGAACCCCCTCGGAGGAGACCGACGGAGCTAAGGTGACCATGGCAGCCTCGGGGCTGTTCGACTCGGTGTCACTGGCTATGATGATCCACGCCAACGCCGACACATCTTTGGTCAGATACCGTTCCATGGCTATGGATGCCCTGGAGTTTAGGTTTAAAGGCAGAGCCGCCCACGCCGCCGGATCCCCTTGGGAGGGACGAAACGCCCTCAACGGGGTTCAGGTTCTGTTTCACGCACTGGACATGATGAGACAGCACGTTCCCCCGGACGTGAGGATGCACGGTATCGTGACCGACG is from Dethiosulfovibrio salsuginis and encodes:
- a CDS encoding M20 family metallopeptidase, giving the protein MISYDSLVEKMDRYILELSPKAIALSDYMAANPELGGQEFNSSRMMADFLREEGFSVEIPFLDIPTAYRGKVGEKGPIVALMAEYDALPGLGHACGHCLSGSMSLLAGSALARIADEAGGAIWVVGTPSEETDGAKVTMAASGLFDSVSLAMMIHANADTSLVRYRSMAMDALEFRFKGRAAHAAGSPWEGRNALNGVQVLFHALDMMRQHVPPDVRMHGIVTDGGDAPNIVPQTAAAKFYFRSPTRAYLNDMIQKVLDCAKGAAMATQTEVSWENVEFSFDEMVPNEPAESMMEGIFSEMGIPFERPGSPSGSSDVGNVSQRCPTLQPELAIMDHYAAHHTVEFAQAVTTEKAHRALVTGAKIMGRGAIKTWLDGDLRKSMGSVG